One Caldalkalibacillus thermarum genomic window carries:
- a CDS encoding iron-containing alcohol dehydrogenase, with protein MNLAYFRTPNELIMGVGSVNTVGREAKKLGAHKVLVVTDKVIRKTGILDQVISPLQEEQLLVDIIDDVVAEPPFEILEQIVAKIKTGGFDVLIGVGGGSALDVTKVLSVMLTNEQNVRDMVGIEKVEKKGVPFILIPTTAGTGSEVTYNAIFTDTRDQVKKGIVSTYLLPDVAIVDPALTLTVPPAVTAATGMDALVHAVESYTAVRANPLTDGIALKAIKLISQSLRKAVFQGSNLKAREEMAMGSLLAGISLGNAGVGAVHALAYPLGGKFKVPHGVANSMLLPYVMKYNVVADLQKFVEIAQAMGEQVEGLSLREAADRAVQAMSKLAQDVGIPASIREVGVKREDIPALAEEASKIDRLLNNNPRWLTVREITEIYEAAYEGEN; from the coding sequence ATGAATTTAGCTTACTTTAGAACACCGAACGAATTGATCATGGGGGTAGGTTCTGTCAACACTGTCGGCCGTGAAGCCAAAAAACTGGGTGCTCATAAAGTATTGGTGGTCACTGATAAAGTGATCCGCAAGACAGGTATTCTTGATCAAGTGATCAGTCCTCTTCAAGAGGAACAACTCCTTGTGGATATCATTGACGATGTGGTTGCGGAGCCTCCATTTGAGATTTTGGAACAGATAGTAGCCAAAATTAAAACAGGCGGCTTTGATGTATTAATTGGTGTCGGGGGAGGCAGCGCCCTGGATGTCACAAAAGTTTTGTCAGTGATGTTGACCAATGAGCAAAATGTCCGTGACATGGTCGGCATCGAGAAAGTAGAAAAAAAGGGTGTTCCGTTTATCTTGATTCCGACGACGGCGGGCACTGGTTCTGAGGTCACTTATAATGCCATTTTTACTGATACCCGTGATCAGGTTAAAAAAGGTATTGTGAGCACTTACTTGTTGCCTGATGTGGCAATCGTGGATCCTGCCTTAACCTTAACTGTTCCCCCTGCTGTAACAGCAGCAACAGGGATGGATGCTTTGGTGCATGCTGTGGAGTCCTATACAGCGGTGCGGGCTAATCCCTTAACAGATGGCATCGCGCTCAAGGCCATTAAACTTATTTCACAATCACTGCGCAAAGCTGTTTTTCAAGGATCTAATTTAAAAGCGCGGGAAGAAATGGCTATGGGTAGTTTGTTAGCAGGTATTTCCTTAGGTAATGCAGGTGTGGGAGCTGTCCATGCCCTGGCCTATCCGCTGGGTGGCAAGTTTAAGGTGCCCCACGGGGTAGCCAACTCTATGTTATTACCCTATGTAATGAAGTACAATGTCGTTGCTGATCTACAAAAATTTGTCGAAATTGCCCAGGCGATGGGTGAACAGGTTGAGGGATTAAGTTTGCGTGAAGCGGCAGATCGAGCTGTACAAGCCATGAGTAAACTGGCCCAGGATGTGGGAATTCCAGCTTCAATCCGTGAGGTGGGGGTTAAGCGCGAAGATATTCCTGCCTTAGCTGAGGAAGCAAGTAAGATAGATCGGCTCTTAAATAACAATCCTCGCTGGCTAACAGTACGGGAGATTACTGAAATTTATGAAGCAGCTTATGAAGGAGAAAATTAA
- a CDS encoding NAD(P)/FAD-dependent oxidoreductase encodes MYDVIIVGAGPAGIFAAYELTLKAPGAKVLLIDKGLDIYARRCPILERKIKKCPPPTAKKEYAGCLPACSITNGFGGAGAYSDGKFNITTEFGGWLTDYLDKSTVYDLIKYVDDINLRHGATTSITDPSSEAVKQIEKKGLAAGLKLLRANVRHLGTEQNLQILQSIFEYLNDKIEMRFKTEVADLLTEEKSGKLKATGVILKKNGEEIRGRYVLIAPGRDGAVWLAELLRKRKIKMKNNQVDIGVRVETLDTIMEEVNTHLYEGKFIFNSSVGTRVRTFCSNPSGHVVVENHSGVMLANGHSYKDEALGSENTNFALLVSHEFSDPFDRPNEYARRIGMLANELSGGSILVQRFGDIIKGRRSTEKRIKEGFVEPTLKEAVPGDLTKVLPYATMKSIIEMIEALNHITPGLATEHTLLYGVEAKFYSARPHLTEHLEVEEISNLYAAGDGAGLTRGLAQASASGVWIARHIVEKLNTDPTSAAVATN; translated from the coding sequence ATGTACGATGTCATTATTGTTGGGGCCGGACCGGCCGGGATCTTTGCCGCCTATGAGCTGACCTTGAAAGCGCCAGGAGCCAAGGTGCTGCTCATCGATAAAGGGCTGGATATTTACGCCCGGCGCTGTCCGATTCTGGAGCGGAAAATTAAGAAATGCCCGCCGCCCACAGCGAAAAAAGAATATGCTGGCTGTTTGCCTGCCTGCTCCATTACCAATGGTTTTGGAGGTGCAGGCGCTTATTCGGATGGAAAGTTTAACATTACCACAGAATTCGGCGGTTGGCTAACCGATTATTTGGATAAAAGTACCGTGTATGACTTGATTAAATATGTGGATGACATTAACCTTAGACACGGCGCCACGACCTCCATTACCGATCCAAGCAGTGAGGCCGTCAAACAGATTGAGAAAAAAGGACTGGCAGCAGGTCTAAAATTGTTGCGGGCCAATGTCCGCCACTTGGGAACAGAACAAAACCTGCAAATTTTGCAAAGTATTTTTGAGTATTTAAACGATAAAATTGAGATGCGTTTCAAAACAGAAGTGGCCGACCTCTTGACGGAAGAGAAAAGCGGCAAGCTTAAAGCAACGGGCGTCATCCTGAAAAAGAATGGCGAAGAAATCAGGGGTAGATATGTGCTGATCGCCCCGGGCCGGGATGGGGCTGTCTGGCTGGCTGAACTGCTCAGAAAACGGAAGATCAAAATGAAAAACAATCAGGTGGATATCGGTGTGCGGGTGGAGACCTTAGATACCATTATGGAAGAGGTGAACACCCACCTGTACGAAGGAAAGTTTATTTTTAACAGTTCGGTCGGCACGAGGGTCAGAACCTTTTGCAGCAACCCTTCCGGGCACGTGGTGGTGGAAAACCACAGCGGAGTCATGCTGGCCAATGGTCACAGTTATAAAGATGAGGCGCTGGGATCGGAAAATACCAACTTCGCCCTGCTGGTCTCCCATGAATTTTCCGACCCGTTTGACAGGCCCAATGAATACGCCCGCCGGATCGGCATGCTAGCCAACGAACTTTCCGGCGGTTCCATCCTGGTGCAACGCTTTGGGGATATTATCAAGGGACGCCGCTCCACTGAAAAAAGGATCAAAGAAGGTTTCGTGGAGCCTACCCTGAAAGAAGCTGTGCCCGGTGACCTGACCAAGGTGCTGCCGTATGCCACCATGAAAAGCATTATTGAAATGATTGAAGCCTTAAACCACATCACTCCCGGACTGGCTACTGAACACACCCTGCTGTACGGTGTTGAAGCCAAATTTTACTCTGCACGTCCCCATCTGACGGAACACCTGGAAGTGGAAGAGATCAGCAACCTGTACGCCGCCGGAGACGGTGCCGGTTTGACCCGGGGGTTGGCCCAAGCATCCGCTTCGGGTGTCTGGATCGCCCGACACATTGTGGAGAAGTTAAATACGGATCCTACTTCAGCGGCGGTTGCTACAAATTAA
- the namA gene encoding NADPH dehydrogenase NamA, whose translation MSKLFSPYTIKDVTFKNRIVMSPMCMYSCMDEDGKVTDWHRVHYTSRAVGQVGLIIVEATAVTPQGRISVHDLGIWSDEHIEGLAELVRLSHQHGAKIGIQLAHAGRKATVDGPIIAPSAIPFNENMKTPAAMTAEQIEETIAAFREGARRAKAAGFDVVEIHAAHGYLINQFLSPLSNHRHDTYGGDRDRRYRFLQEVIEAVKEEWDGPLFVRISASDYHPEGLTVDDYVYYAQKMKAQGVDLIDCSSGGVVPAKINVYPGYQVPFAEKIRAEANIATGAVGLITSGWQAEEILQNERADLVFLARELLRDPYWPRRAAQELNMQIEGPRQYERAW comes from the coding sequence ATGAGCAAGCTGTTTAGCCCTTACACCATCAAAGATGTCACCTTTAAAAACCGTATCGTTATGTCCCCGATGTGCATGTACTCCTGTATGGATGAAGACGGGAAAGTGACCGACTGGCACCGCGTCCATTACACCAGCCGGGCGGTTGGACAAGTCGGCCTGATTATTGTGGAGGCGACGGCTGTCACCCCCCAAGGCCGCATCTCTGTCCATGATTTGGGCATCTGGAGTGACGAACATATTGAGGGTTTAGCCGAATTAGTCCGCTTGAGCCACCAGCACGGTGCTAAAATAGGGATCCAATTGGCTCACGCAGGCCGAAAAGCCACCGTTGATGGACCCATTATCGCTCCTTCAGCCATTCCGTTTAATGAAAACATGAAAACACCGGCAGCTATGACGGCGGAACAGATTGAGGAGACCATCGCCGCTTTCCGGGAAGGGGCCCGGCGGGCAAAGGCAGCTGGTTTTGACGTGGTAGAAATTCACGCTGCCCATGGCTATCTCATTAATCAATTTTTGTCCCCGTTATCTAACCATCGTCATGATACATACGGTGGGGACCGTGACCGGCGCTACCGGTTTTTGCAGGAGGTGATTGAGGCGGTCAAAGAGGAGTGGGATGGACCTCTGTTTGTGCGTATTTCAGCGAGTGATTACCACCCTGAAGGATTAACCGTTGATGATTACGTTTATTATGCCCAAAAAATGAAAGCCCAAGGTGTGGATCTCATTGACTGCAGTTCCGGAGGTGTTGTGCCGGCAAAAATCAATGTTTATCCGGGGTATCAGGTGCCTTTTGCAGAGAAAATCAGGGCAGAAGCCAATATTGCCACCGGCGCAGTCGGCTTGATTACCAGCGGATGGCAAGCAGAGGAAATTTTACAGAATGAGCGGGCCGATCTTGTCTTTCTGGCCCGGGAATTGTTGCGCGATCCCTATTGGCCGAGACGGGCGGCGCAAGAGTTAAATATGCAGATTGAAGGTCCCCGCCAGTACGAGCGGGCCTGGTAA